Proteins found in one Rhodobacteraceae bacterium D3-12 genomic segment:
- a CDS encoding LysE family translocator, with product MSLQFLITAIVVVLVPGTGVIYTLATGLGQGRKAALWAAVGCTIGIVPALAAAVLGLAAVLHASAVLFQVVKFAGVAYLLWLAWQALKEGGALAVQSERAAQPGWRVAWRGILINFLNPKLSIFFLALLPPFLSGDPATVTGEMLVLGGVFMALTFVVFAGYGMFAAQARRLILGNAGLMRWVSRGFAAIFAALAGRLAMERAI from the coding sequence ATGTCATTGCAATTTCTGATCACCGCGATTGTGGTGGTTTTGGTCCCCGGAACGGGGGTGATTTACACGCTGGCGACGGGCCTTGGCCAAGGGCGCAAAGCGGCGTTGTGGGCGGCGGTGGGCTGTACCATTGGCATTGTGCCCGCTTTGGCGGCGGCGGTGTTGGGCTTGGCGGCGGTTTTGCATGCGTCGGCGGTTTTGTTTCAGGTCGTGAAGTTTGCGGGCGTGGCGTATTTGCTGTGGCTGGCGTGGCAGGCATTAAAGGAAGGCGGCGCGTTGGCGGTGCAATCCGAGCGGGCGGCGCAGCCGGGGTGGCGCGTGGCGTGGCGGGGCATTTTGATCAATTTCCTGAACCCGAAGCTGTCGATCTTCTTCCTTGCGTTGTTGCCGCCGTTTTTATCCGGGGACCCGGCGACGGTGACAGGTGAGATGTTGGTGCTGGGCGGGGTTTTCATGGCGCTGACCTTTGTTGTGTTTGCCGGTTACGGGATGTTCGCCGCCCAGGCGCGGCGCCTGATTTTGGGCAATGCAGGCCTTATGCGCTGGGTGAGTCGCGGGTTTGCGGCGATCTTTGCCGCGCTGGCCGGGCGGTTGGCGATGGAGCGGGCGATATGA
- a CDS encoding methyltransferase domain-containing protein → MSRDETLAIYDAKAGDYAAMSESLSEFRELEAFAAALPEGARVLDLGCGPGFYAGWLAQQGFVVEACDGSAEMVVLAKRQDGVAARQARFDELDAQAAYDGVWANFSLLHAPKAEMGALLSRIRRAGRDNMVFHIGMKLGEGEGPDAIGRFYAYYSEGELEGMLNDAGFKVRERRRGRGKGLSGEMADHVTMLCHG, encoded by the coding sequence ATGAGCCGGGATGAGACGCTGGCGATCTATGACGCCAAGGCCGGGGATTACGCGGCGATGAGCGAGAGCCTGAGTGAGTTTCGCGAGTTGGAAGCTTTTGCCGCGGCCTTGCCAGAGGGTGCGCGGGTGCTTGATCTTGGGTGCGGGCCGGGGTTTTACGCAGGTTGGCTTGCCCAGCAGGGGTTTGTCGTTGAGGCGTGTGACGGATCGGCGGAAATGGTTGTTCTGGCCAAGCGGCAGGACGGGGTGGCCGCGCGCCAAGCGCGGTTTGACGAATTGGACGCGCAGGCGGCTTATGACGGGGTTTGGGCCAATTTCAGCTTGCTCCACGCGCCAAAAGCCGAGATGGGGGCTTTGTTGAGCCGGATCCGCCGGGCGGGACGGGACAATATGGTGTTTCACATCGGAATGAAGCTGGGCGAGGGCGAGGGGCCGGATGCGATTGGCCGGTTTTACGCCTATTACAGTGAGGGCGAATTGGAAGGGATGCTGAACGATGCGGGGTTTAAGGTGAGAGAGCGCAGACGCGGACGCGGCAAGGGATTGTCCGG